The stretch of DNA gggcgctggagcctatctcagctacaatcgggcggaaggcagggtacaccctggacaagtcgctacctcatcgcagggccaacacagatagacagacaacattcacactcacattcacacactagggccaatttagtgttgccaatcagcctatccccaggtgcatgtctttggaggtgggaggaagccggagtacccggagggaacccacgcagtcacggggagaacatgcaaactccacacagaaagatcccaagcccgggattgaactcacgactactcaggaccttcgtattgtgaggcagacgcactaacccctctgccacataatgtgtgatgCATTGAAATGTGGCGTCTATTATGCCTCTTGGAAATGTCAATGAATCACCAATGTTTGACAAAATGCTTTTGCTAGGTAAATCAACaaggtataataaaatatattttatgtgttatatttgtacatatattgtgtttgtattttgccaaCATGGTACAATCATATTAATAGGGCAGGTTGTATTATGTTTTTCTGTCACATTGAGGAAATGGCGTAAAGAGGAAGATGACAATATAATGTAACTTGGACAATGATGAAGAACAGAGGAGATTTAGTTAATTTTTCGTTTTAGTtttatgggatttttttttcttttttttgacaaAACCTCAACATTATCCAGCTATTGATTTCTGGTAGCtggttaaaaataataaatacagaatgctttactttaacaaatgtaatgtttacagtgataaaCACATTTGAGATCTGACGCTGCCAAGAATCGAACCCACGTCTTGTAGAATAGAAGGTGAAAGTGCATACCATTGAGCTACCAAAGTTCTGATGACGTCACCGATCCAAGGGGGAAAATGTTATGTTAATTAAATGGACATCAAGTTTGTCGTTTGGATTCAGTTTGTCGTCCTTCTTTGATCCTAGCAgcatttaaaaaaactatttttattctCTACCTATAATTCCAAACCGACCACAAGTCTCAAAAgttcacattttcaatggagctCGGGCAACTTTATGAGTTGTCGAATCTCCCGGCAAATCTGAACCGCGTCCCGAAACAGTCACGTGGTACAAGAAAGCAGCGAGGCTGAACCGCATCCCGAAGCGGCCACGTGGTACAACTTGGCGCAGAGGCTTCACACGTCATCATTTCCGGCTCTTCCCCTAAATGAAGCATGCCTCGATACGCGCTTCGCGGAAACGCCCCCTCCATTACTCGACACGCCTCGAAGCCTCGGCACATTTGGTCCCATCACTAGTTACATCTCTACGATATAGTCTTGTTTCTCGGTGAAAAATCCAAACACCGTGtcttagtcatacttgccaaccttgagacctccgaattcgggagattcggcggggtttggtggtagcggggtgtatgttgtagcgtcccggaagagttagtcctgcaaggggttctgggtatttgttctgttgtgttacggtgcggatgtttttctttcgaaatgtgtttgtcatttttgtttggtgtggcttcacaggctggcgcatatttgtaacagtgttaaagttgtttatacactcagtgtgacctgcatggccgttgatcaagtatgcattcacttacagtatgtgtgtgtttaagcCACATACataatgtgactgggctggcacgctgtttgtatggaggaaaagcggacatgaTGCCAGGTTGTAgatgacgctaaaggcagtgcctttaaggcacgcccccaacatTGTtgttcgggagaaattcgggagaatggttgccccgggagattttcgggaggggcactgaaattcaggagtctcccgggaaaatcgggacggTTAGCAagtatggcatacttgccaaccttgagacctccaaatgggggaggagtatatttatagctagaattcactgaaattcaagtatttcttacatatatatatatatatatatatatatatatatatatatatatatatatatatatatatatatatatatatatatatatatatatatatataaataaaataaatacttgaatgtcagtgttaatttttttacacatatacacacataacactcctcaactcattgttgtatttgaaagtgcaatgctttgcagccagtagcacagcctttgaaggagcataggtatgggcagtgtaatattctgggttggagtcaataaccaggcgaggtgacaaagttacgtctctttacttcatacttcagaaccgactcccccacttgccgtcagggtgcgcaatacaacataaaccgttggccaaccaaaaagtaaccacagaacactataacGGTATAGTGTTcaatggttactttttggttggccaagcggacgtgacgacaggctgtcctcactcaggtccgcacggacctggagggggcgtgccttaagtccggctggaaatcgggagaaattcgggagaatggttgtcccgggagattttcgggagaggcactgaaattcgtgagtctcccggaaaattcgggagggtggcaagtatgtatgtgtgtatatgtgtaaataaatgaacactgaaattcaagtatttattttatttatatgtatatatatatataataaaaacataaaaaataaaatacaataatatatatatatatatatatatatatatatatatatatatatatatatatatatatatatatatatatatatatatatatatatagctagaattcactgaaagtcaagtatttattatatatcaatcaatcaatcaatgtttatttatatagccctatatatatatatatatatatatatatatatatatatatatatatatatatataagaaatacttgactttcagtgaattctagctataaatatactcccccccccccccccccccccccccaaaaaaaaatctcccgaatttggaggtctcaaggttggcaagtatataGTAATCTGTTGTGTTTAAGTGCGTGTCCCAATAatgtgttgtgtttaggtgcatgTCACAGTAATGTGTTGTGCTTGAGTGTATGTCCTAGTAAtctgttgtgtttaggtgtgCGTCACAGTAATGTGTTGCATTTAAGTGCATGTCACAGTAATATGTTGTGTTTAAGTGCCTGTCCCAGTAATGTGTTGTTTAAGTGTATGTCCCAGTAATGTGTTACATTTAAGTGCCTGTCACAGTAATgtgttgtgtttaggtgtgtgtcaCAGCGATGGCAGCGAGGCGGCAATGCTTCCAATTCCTGTACGGTGCTTTCACTGCTGGGCTCCTCCTGCGCCTTCATGGGCTCTCTGTGTGCTGGACCTGTGGCCAGGTGAGGTTTCCACCACACTTCAGGtgtgctgacacacacacacgtcttaccGTCATGTATTTTAACTTGTTCATCTTTGATAACATCACCTGCACTATTTTTTACACTGGAGGGTGGAGGAGGTGTGAAATAGTTTCCTGTTTATAGTTTTATTTTGGAGGACTTTCAGAAGTTGAACATCGACATGTCTCTGGTGTCTGAGCACGCTCAGTGTGTCACGCCAACATCTTTGGtcatcagcagcagcagcacaggAAGTCGCACAATCCTGCACATCaacaggtgtgtgtgtttgtttgtgtgtgtgtctgtccgtGTGTGTGTCAATAACACTTTCTGCTTCAGGGTCACCATCGCTGTCGTCCTGGACGCTGTGTTCACCGGAGTTCCGCGGTGTCAGGttccctgtgcttttattttaaaGGCCTGGCCAAACCATTTTCTGTGTCTGTCTCCATCAGTTTCATCGTGGACGACTTCTCGCAGCATGCCATTGATATTTCAGCTGTGGCCTGGCAGGTCAAAGGCCAAACGCCCAGTGCGTGTTGTGTAGTGTGTCCGGCCAGCGGCTCTCGCACTGTCGTTCTGTCCGACATGTAAGACGACTCGACGACCCGCGCGGCGTTCATGACATGCCAGAGGGTTTTTAATTCGGCCCGCCAGCAGGACACAAACAATATGTTCAATCAAACCTCCTTAAGCTCCGCCCCTGTGGCGCTGCAGTAACTTAAATCAAAACGCTCCATGGCTGTTTGTGAACGCTCCTTCTGCTCTGACACACACATCTGATCCTGATCCTGATCATGGTCTAATGGCAGGTCACGTGACCCACTGCAGTGCAAGGCGCCCGTGTGGCTGCATGtcaggaagtgacgtcacagcCTCAAGCTTCTCCCACTGATGGCTGACAGGAGGTTACGAACTACTTAGTGCAGTTAATAaagataaaacaaataaaataaaagtataatTATTGTGAGAGAACAAATTAGGAagaggcttagcttagcttggttTGCTGAGTGTAGCtaattttagtttagtttagtttatcttAGTTTTGTTTAGCGTAGTTTAGCTAATAGTCATCTGCAGTGGTTTGGGTTTAATTTGGTGCTTTTAAATCGATTGTCATGTTTAATTAGTAATTATGATAGTATTGATAAATCATCTGCAGAAAATAGAATACTAATTATTGATTAATAATCCTTGTCATATTAATCTCCCTTTTAAAAGGAACGTCCCTGATGTGACGGCAGAAGACTTCTCCAAAGTGGACCTGCGTCACTTCAAGTGGATCCACTGGGAGGTGAGTGCCGCCCAAACAAACCGTCCCGTGTAAAATGGACCAACCGGGACGTGCTGTGCTTCCCTGTGTGTCCCGAAGGGGCGCAATGTCGACGAGCAACTGAAGATGATCCAGCAGGTGGCACGCCACAATGCCGCGTTGCCGTTGCAACAGCGAATCACCATCTCTGTGGAAATTGAAAAGCCTAGAGAGCCGCTGTACCAGCTGTTTGCGTACGGCGACGTGGTGAGTGTGTCAAACCACCCACACGTCCCGTTCGCGGCTTGACCCCCTCGCCTTTCCTGCTCAGGTGTTTGTCAGCAAAGACGTGGCTTGCCACCTCGGCTTCCAGACGCCGCAAAGTGCTCTGGAAGGACTCCGCTGCCGTGTCAAAGCTGGGTGAGTGAATCAAAGGTCGACAGCCGTTGCGTCTCACCCATTGTCTTTTCTTGATGCCCGCAGGGCGGTCCTCATCTGTGCGTGGGCCGAAAAAGGGGCGGACGCGCTGGCTCCTGATGGCTTGCTCATCCATTCGGACGCTTTCCCTCCGGAACGTCTCGTGGACACGCTTGGAGCGGGGGACACGTTCAACGCTGCCGTAATCCACAAACTATCCAACGGTGAATTTTTCAAATCCCACTTTTTGGCATCTCTCGTGTCCTTCTGCCATCCTGACTTCTGTGTCCACAGGTGCCCGTTTAGAGGAGGCGCTGACCTTTGGCTGCAGAGTGGCAGGTGGGAAGTGCGGTTTCCATGGTTACGGCGGCATTGCAGACATGGTGACCGGCTAAGAGTGACTCTTGTTTAAAGACTGGTATCACGATTTATTGTCATATCACTTTATAAGGACACTATGGATAAATAAAGTATGCTGGCAAACAAGTCACAGTACGTCATTAAACTTAGCTTGTTGATGCTACGTTAGCTTCTGTGTCGTTGCCATGGTGACCGCCAAGCAAACACTCGGTCGACATTTGCATTTGAAAATTAGGGACATTTACCAGAAAAATCCTTGCAGCCGTCACAATTGCTCACCGCCCAGGTGTTGCCCTTTTGTTCTCGCAAATTTTTGTGGCTCAAGTGTGGATATTGGTATTATGcagcttttgtttaaaaaaatggagGACTATTGGAAAGAAGGGCAAAATATGGTAGTGTCTTGTGGAAAACAAAGGGGTTGACGGGATGGTGCCTTTGTTTCTACTGGGCGCTGCCAGCCACCATCGCGCTCAGGCCTTTGCTGAAGTAAAGGTTGGCTCCGATGACGATGAAACCCTGCATGGAGAACACGGTGCTGCTGTGAGACAACTGAATTTTTGACCTATGTCCTCAACGTCACCAGCAGGACAGGGTAAACAAACGTACGTTATGATATTCCACCACTTCCTCAATGAAGTCTATCCCATCCGCCAGAGGAATCCGAACGCCTTGCTTTGTCcaatctgaacacacacacactgaaatacaCACTGACCTCACCGGTGTTTGATTTAGTGATCATATCGTCTTACTGTTGATCAAAGGAACCACAGACATTTGCAGCATGGTCTTCAGAGGAGCCTGCAGAGGAATCAGCTGAGGAGAGGACATACATGACATGGACAGAGCAAAGCTGTCAGAGGACCGATGGGACACGAAAAAATAGACACAGTGAAGCAGGTCTTACTGCCAGAGATTCCAGTGCTGATTGATTGGAGAAGATTTTGAACCTGAAACAAGTCAAAGATGAGTCAGAGGTAAAAGACATGGATATTGTTGAGGACATGTCCTGACTTGCGTAGGTCAGCGTGGACGGCCAGACGCTTTCCCCTCATTGAAACTTTGGCGTTAAACTTTGTTTCCTGCAGAAGGACAACAGCATCTCTCAGCATGTGTGCGTGCGAGcgagtgtgcgtgcatgtgtgcgaGTACCATGGTCATGCTGCTGAGCTGGACCGGAGCTTGACCTGCTGGCCACAGCATCACCTTGACGATGGCTGTCATGGCAACTGTCGCCCCGGATGTCTTGATGGTGGTTTTAGGAGGCGAGTTGACAGCCAGTTGGAGAGACACAGGAGAGTCCATTAGCGCGGGAttctaataacaacaacaacagtaagtgtgtgttgtgtttgtgcGCTTGTTGTGTCATTGTGTTACTCGCCATCATCATGATGGTTCCAAAGTAGGTAGTCCTCAGCAGCATCTCCAGATCTTTTGGCATCTTACAAATCAGACAAAGGTCCTTCAGCATGTACTGCTGACCCGCTACGCCGCAAGGGAGCGCTCACCTTCTCGTTTATGATGTGCATCTGGAAGATTCCTGCCTTGTAGTAAGAGAACAAGCCGCTGTCGAAGAAGAACTCTGACAGAGCCAAGTAGACCATCCTGTCGTACTCTCTGATCAGAGGCTCTGCTGCGTAGTTCACCAATGTGTCGTTCTCCTCGGCCAGGTTGTAAAACATTccctacacacgcacacacgatcgtgacaaaacacaaacaaaatgacACAGTAATAGTGTGCGAGTCTGCCTTACTCGGAAGTTCATGTCCAGGCTGCGAGAGGTCACCACGGGATCATCCATGAGGGAATAATCGATCCCAATGTAGTTGTCTACATTTGTCCTCACCGGTATTGTCGCCAGCATAGAGTTGATGTGGACCAGAGCTGCGTGGTTCAGAGCTGGACAGATCTGACAAGCCAGAGACACACAGACatgtcagagagagagagacaggtcATTGAGACAAATAAATACCTTTTGGTTAAGGAGGATGCGCAGGCCGGTTGTGAGGAACTTGGCAAAGAAGTCATAAACTCTCCTACGGTCAAGAAAAGAGGAAGTGACACATTGGTgagagttcaatcaatcaatcaatcaaagtttacttatatagcccttaatcacaaatgtctcaaagggctgcacaagccactacgacatcctcggcactgatcccacatcagggcaagaaaaaactcaacccaatgagaacaacgagaaaccttggaagggaccgcagatgtggggacccaaccccccctgggtgaccggtgcaatagatgccgagtggatacagttaataatgtgatatttcagtccatagtggggtcagaGGGgttcctcttgcatgtagacaggtcggggcgcagagacgtcaccgactgatgcatagggAGTGGttaccccgggtcctgacttcatgtgcaagtccagtccattgggagactagcaggggatcatcttgaatggagacaagtcagcagtgcagagacgtcaccaactgatgcaaagggGAGTGGcccatcctgggtcccgactttgaacagctagcgcatcatccttggaggctgatccgtggtcatctgataacctctccatgcaggagagggggtcagagcagaaaagagcagatcaactggtctaaaaggggtctatttaaaggcctactgaaataattttttaaaatttaaacggggatagcagatccattctatgtgtcatacttgatcatttggcgatattgccatatttttgatgaaaggatttagtagaaaacaacgacgataaaggtcgcaacttttggtcgctgataaaaaaaagccttgcccataCTGGAAGTAGTGTGActtcaccggaggaaggactcctcacattttaccattgtttacaatgcagcgagagagattcggaccgaggaagcgacgattaccccattaatttgagcgaggatgaaagatttgtggatgaggaaagtgagagtgaaggactagagaggcagtgcaggacgtatcttttttcgctctgaccgtaacttaggtacaagggttcattggattccacactttctcctttttctattgtggatcacggatttgtattttaaaccacctcggatactatatcctcttgaaaatgagagtcgagaacgcgaaatggacattcacagtgacttttatctccacgacaatacatcggcgaagctctttagctactgagctaacgtgatagcatcgggctcaaatgcagatagaaacaaaataaataaatccctgactggaaggatagacagaagatcaacaatactattaaaccatgtacatgtaactacacggttaataattcccagcctggcaaagcttaacaatactgttgctaatgacgccattgaagctaacttagcaacgggacctcacagagctacgataaaaacattagcgctccacctacgccagccctcatctgctcatcaacacccgtgctcacctgcgttccagcgatcgacggaaggacgaaggacttcacccgatcatccgtgcgattGGCgcctagcgtcggctagcgcgtctgctatccaagtaagtcctcctggttgtgttgctacagccagccgctaatacactgatcccacctacaactttcttctttgcagtcttcattgttcattaaacaaattgcaaaagattcaccaacacagatgtccagaatactgtggaattttgagatgaaaacagcttttttgtattggattcaatggggtaccaatacttacgGTTCAacgagtgacgtcacgcgcatacgtcatcatatatagacgttttcaaccggaagtttagcgggaaatttaaaattgcactttataagttaacccggccgtactggcatgtgttgcaatgttaagatttcatcattgatatataaactatcagactgtgtggtcggtagtagtgggtttcagtaggcctttaaaggctggagtatacaaatacattttaagatgGGACTGAAATGCTTTTactgtagcatctctaactgttaccggtagggcattgcGGAGTACtcgagcccgaatagaaaacgctctaaagcctgcagacttttttggggctctggtaaTCACCAATAACatttggtacaatacaatcagcaagataggatggagctagaccttttagtattttatacgtaggtagtaaaaccttaaagtcacatcttaagtgtacaggaagccagtgcaggtgagccagtataggcgtaatatgatcaaactttcttgctcttgtcaaaagtcttgcagcagtattttgtaccaactgtaattttTTAATGCTAGATGTAGGGAGACCCAAAAGTAATAAGTTACAGCAatcgaatgcatgaataatgatttCAGTGCGGTGGTGGACAAAGTGGGAAAgattttagcaatattacagagatgaaagaaggctgttttagtaacactcttaatgtgtgactcaaatgaaagAGTTGGGTCGAATATAATACAAAAttatttaccgagtcgctttgtgtaattgtttggttgtcaaataggAAGGTGGTAATATTAAATAAGtgctggtgtctagcaggaccgataatcagcatttcccttttcttagcgttaagatgcaaaaagttgctggacatccattgtttaatttcatttagacacgcctccacgTGACTACAATCTGCCTTGTTGGTCAGTTTTAGGGGCATCTAgacttgggtgtcatcagcataacagtgaaggcTAACACCGTATTTTCGTACGATGTCACCAACCGGCAGcgtgtagatgctgaagagtgcagggccaggacccgaaccctgtggaactccgcatgttaccttaacatactccaggGTCAcaatgttatgggagacgcactgcatcctgtcagtaagataggagttaaacaaaaaaaaggctaagtctgacatactgttggaagcatatccatatttaagtgttacttctttctaaaaactcctatagtcatatttacatcagctaatgtctcgtgtggtacaaagtgcttggattcgagtgtccttggttagagtcagagcgctgtctttgttgagactgccattacattcctaagataaggtgcacagctagactggggaaacagcaggtgggggggacaggagaagcaggaagtagacaggagttccggggttttggtagaccgatctggaccgggctagggaacgcttgggtgctgggttggtctcaggtttgtcctctaagctttgagaataaactacaaaataccaactattgcctggagattgaatataaacatcagcgtattgccataaaaagaatctgggagagaccagcaatttgaattccccatcggaggaatgctggtcgacgcaacaatacgtgttttgatatgttctaataaaatgttatgatcgacggtatcgaaagcagcgctaagatcaagtagaAGCAACACGGATGATGCATCAGCATCCATAATTAGCAATAGGTCATTAGTAATTTTGGCGAGGGCAGTCTCCTTAGAGCGATTTGCCCTgcaaccggactgaaagggttcacagagattgttagatgctaaTTGTCCATTTAGCTGCTGCGCAACAATTTTTTAGAACATTTTCGAGattaagggaaggtgggacagtttaccatgaggtcaggattaaggttaggtcttttgagcagagaatGAATAACCTCTTTTTTTAAAGCTTGGGGAAAAGTGCcaaaggaaagtgataagttaataatatttagcactgatggtcctaatattacaaacagctccttgataagctTCCCAGGAAGtgagtcaagtaaacatgttgtttgttttgtcccatttacaagtcacaggagttcctctaatgtgaAATCTTCAAAAAGAGAAGAGACTGTTTTGGGGGGCAATATCCGGCGTACAGACATTCGTATCTGTGTTTATAGAACCCGGTTGGAGCTGGCACGCGTTATCTTTattctcttttctaatgagttcaattttcttattaaagaaattcattaagtcatcagccgagtgggtggagctactggggggagtcccttgttgggttagcgatgctactgtactatacAAATATTTAcgatcgtttttattgaggcggatgagattgaaATAGTAAtttgttttagctaaggtaagtgtgtgtttataagttattaaacaattactccatgcttgatggaaaacctcaagtttatttGCTtgtcatttgcgttccagctttctacatgatagtttaagagctctggtttcttctgtaaaccagggggtacgccttttaggggcctttttttaatgctttagcggtgctataccattaatggcgttgcgcagggcatcgttaaagttgttagtgaggttatcaatagagcccacataattttggaatggtgccattaccgaaggcagtaggccagcaagagttgtAGTTGGACAGCAATGATGTTGCAgctg from Entelurus aequoreus isolate RoL-2023_Sb linkage group LG01, RoL_Eaeq_v1.1, whole genome shotgun sequence encodes:
- the LOC133647349 gene encoding ketohexokinase-like isoform X3, whose translation is MSVRSMEHKDKKVLCIGLVCLDIISVVDKYPEEDTDSRCVSQRWQRGGNASNSCTVLSLLGSSCAFMGSLCAGPVASFILEDFQKLNIDMSLVSEHAQCVTPTSLVISSSSTGSRTILHINRNVPDVTAEDFSKVDLRHFKWIHWEGRNVDEQLKMIQQVARHNAALPLQQRITISVEIEKPREPLYQLFAYGDVVFVSKDVACHLGFQTPQSALEGLRCRVKAGAVLICAWAEKGADALAPDGLLIHSDAFPPERLVDTLGAGDTFNAAVIHKLSNGARLEEALTFGCRVAGGKCGFHGYGGIADMVTG
- the LOC133647333 gene encoding phospholipid transfer protein-like; amino-acid sequence: MTSSLLSRLFLLLASSIMAATEPSGCKIRITDKGLNMLKFETQKFVEEELSTITMPEMTGTEGRFHYNITDVKVSELNLNNADLSFLPEVGLLFDVQNSSITLSFHRQLLYWFFYDTGYINASADDVNINTALKLVRDQDGRLQISNITCEAKINKMRAKFSGTLGRVYDFFAKFLTTGLRILLNQKICPALNHAALVHINSMLATIPVRTNVDNYIGIDYSLMDDPVVTSRSLDMNFRGMFYNLAEENDTLVNYAAEPLIREYDRMVYLALSEFFFDSGLFSYYKAGIFQMHIINEKMPKDLEMLLRTTYFGTIMMMNPALMDSPVSLQLAVNSPPKTTIKTSGATVAMTAIVKVMLWPAGQAPVQLSSMTMETKFNAKVSMRGKRLAVHADLRKFKIFSNQSALESLALIPLQAPLKTMLQMSVVPLINNWTKQGVRIPLADGIDFIEEVVEYHNGFIVIGANLYFSKGLSAMVAGSAQ
- the LOC133647349 gene encoding ketohexokinase-like isoform X4 → MAARRQCFQFLYGAFTAGLLLRLHGLSVCWTCGQKLNIDMSLVSEHAQCVTPTSLVISSSSTGSRTILHINSFIVDDFSQHAIDISAVAWQVKGQTPSACCVVCPASGSRTVVLSDMNVPDVTAEDFSKVDLRHFKWIHWEGRNVDEQLKMIQQVARHNAALPLQQRITISVEIEKPREPLYQLFAYGDVVFVSKDVACHLGFQTPQSALEGLRCRVKAGAVLICAWAEKGADALAPDGLLIHSDAFPPERLVDTLGAGDTFNAAVIHKLSNGARLEEALTFGCRVAGGKCGFHGYGGIADMVTG
- the LOC133647349 gene encoding ketohexokinase-like isoform X1; translated protein: MSVRSMEHKDKKVLCIGLVCLDIISVVDKYPEEDTDSRCVSQRWQRGGNASNSCTVLSLLGSSCAFMGSLCAGPVASFILEDFQKLNIDMSLVSEHAQCVTPTSLVISSSSTGSRTILHINSFIVDDFSQHAIDISAVAWQVKGQTPSACCVVCPASGSRTVVLSDMNVPDVTAEDFSKVDLRHFKWIHWEGRNVDEQLKMIQQVARHNAALPLQQRITISVEIEKPREPLYQLFAYGDVVFVSKDVACHLGFQTPQSALEGLRCRVKAGAVLICAWAEKGADALAPDGLLIHSDAFPPERLVDTLGAGDTFNAAVIHKLSNGARLEEALTFGCRVAGGKCGFHGYGGIADMVTG
- the LOC133647349 gene encoding ketohexokinase-like isoform X2 codes for the protein MSVRSMEHKDKKVLCIGLVCLDIISVVDKYPEEDTDSRCVSQRWQRGGNASNSCTVLSLLGSSCAFMGSLCAGPVASFIVDDFSQHAIDISAVAWQVKGQTPSACCVVCPASGSRTVVLSDMNVPDVTAEDFSKVDLRHFKWIHWEGRNVDEQLKMIQQVARHNAALPLQQRITISVEIEKPREPLYQLFAYGDVVFVSKDVACHLGFQTPQSALEGLRCRVKAGAVLICAWAEKGADALAPDGLLIHSDAFPPERLVDTLGAGDTFNAAVIHKLSNGARLEEALTFGCRVAGGKCGFHGYGGIADMVTG
- the LOC133647349 gene encoding ketohexokinase-like isoform X5; this translates as MAARRQCFQFLYGAFTAGLLLRLHGLSVCWTCGQKLNIDMSLVSEHAQCVTPTSLVISSSSTGSRTILHINRNVPDVTAEDFSKVDLRHFKWIHWEGRNVDEQLKMIQQVARHNAALPLQQRITISVEIEKPREPLYQLFAYGDVVFVSKDVACHLGFQTPQSALEGLRCRVKAGAVLICAWAEKGADALAPDGLLIHSDAFPPERLVDTLGAGDTFNAAVIHKLSNGARLEEALTFGCRVAGGKCGFHGYGGIADMVTG